Part of the Acidimicrobiales bacterium genome, CGACCCCGGTGATGCGAAGGTGCTGGCCGAGCTGGCCCGCACCGACGCTCACAATCATCGCCCCATCGCCGGTGACAGCGAACTGGCCGAGGCCATCAAGGTCCTGGCCCGGGCTCATCAGTCGCTGATCTGGACCCGGCAACGCCAGACCAACCAGCTGCGCTCGACGTTGCGCGAGTTCTATCCCGGCGCTCTTGATGCCTTCGACGCGCTGGCGGAGGGGGACGCGTTGGCGGTGCTCGCGGCGGCCCCAACCCCGACACGAGGCCGGCAACTGTCGCGCTCGAAGATCGCCTCCGCGCTCAAGCGGGGAGGCCGTCAGCGCCGCATCGAGGACCGAGCCATCGAGATCCAGACGGCGCTACGAGTTCCTCAGCTCGAAGCACCCGCGATGATCGCTGACGCGATGGGCACCACCGTCACCGCCCTCGTCGCGGTGATCGCCGAACTCAACGAACAGATCGCCCGGCTCGAGACCGAACTGGCCGACCATTTTGATCAGCACCCGGACACCAAGATCATCCGCTCCCTGCCAGGACTGGGGATGACGCTCGGCGCCCGGGTGCTCGCAGAGTTCGGAGATGACCCGAACCGCTACGCCGATGCCAAGTCTCGCAAGAACTACGCCGGCACGTCACCCATCACCAAAGCCTCCGG contains:
- a CDS encoding IS110 family transposase, with the translated sequence MFVGHDWAEAHHDIHIEDGEGRRLERARLAEGVEGVARFHELVSGHVDDPAEVIVATETDRGLFVAALVAAGYTVLAVNPMSTSRYRERHTTSGAKSDPGDAKVLAELARTDAHNHRPIAGDSELAEAIKVLARAHQSLIWTRQRQTNQLRSTLREFYPGALDAFDALAEGDALAVLAAAPTPTRGRQLSRSKIASALKRGGRQRRIEDRAIEIQTALRVPQLEAPAMIADAMGTTVTALVAVIAELNEQIARLETELADHFDQHPDTKIIRSLPGLGMTLGARVLAEFGDDPNRYADAKSRKNYAGTSPITKASGTRRVVLARYARNRRLADACYLWAFAALTASPGARAFYDHRREHGDTHHRALRALANRLVGILHGCLKHQTHYDEHTAWAHRHELAA